The Heliangelus exortis chromosome 21, bHelExo1.hap1, whole genome shotgun sequence genome includes a window with the following:
- the SMTNL2 gene encoding smoothelin-like protein 2 isoform X3, with product MAGEIEDMSGREAQSVCEALGRYEDTLRGAVREIHVDIQAFKEGVGRQVEEVLRLASPLAHTVSELKQENRRLRAQLERLFRQVEALGRSAGLPQEWAAEAAGSASVAGPGSPRQGSAGGRFASNAKLAVAGRSQSVDLDDHHKPEFRRFFSSSIIENGHQSSTDQAKVSHEPTSFHMSDSSPEAHAPAVTLQMPHLPVTAVTRISEKYSGETIYSTGTSNAPAGLLGQSKSKNAMVVKPSDQSVRAWNSSVVTTTGSSATRALLFPSAIDSSCDMTPSSHSSPPALHRQVEKRRELVRSQTLPWITGTQARKALFGKFEHDGGKGKGESRAKLKRSQSFGVASASSIKQILLDWCRSKTIGYKHIDLQNFSSSWNDGMAFCALVHSFFPEAFDYNKLDPANCKQNFELAFTMAEKMAHCDRLIEVDDMMMMGHKPDPMCVFTYVQSLYNHLRHFE from the exons ATGGCCGGCGAGATTGAGGATATGAGCGGGCGGGAGGCACAGAGCGTCTGCGAGGCCCTCGGGCGCTATGAGGATACGCTGCGTGGCGCCGTCCGAGAGATTCATGTAGACATCCAGGCGTTCAAGGAGGGCGTCGGGCGGCAGGTGGAGGAGGTGTTGCGCCTCGCCAGTCCCCTGGCACACACCGTCTCGGAGCTGAAGCAGGAGAACCGGCGCCTGCGGGCGCAACTTGAGCGCCTCTTCCGGCAGGTGGAGGCCCTGGGCCGGTCGGCGGGGCTGCCGCAGGAGTGGGCGGCTGAGGCGGCGGGGAGCGCCTCGGTCGCAGGGCCCGGCTCTCCGAGGCAGGGTTCGGCCGGCGGCAGGTTCGCCAGCAATGCCAAGTTAGCCGTCGCTGGCCGGAGCCAA AGTGTAGACCTGGATGACCACCACAAACCTGAGTTTAGAAGATTTTTTAGTTCTTCCATCATTGAAAATGGGCACCAGTCTTCAACAG ATCAGGCAAAAGTCTCCCATGAACCGACCTCTTTTCACATGTCAGACTCTTCCCCTGAAGCCCATGCCCCTGCAGTCACCTTACAGATGCCCCACCTTCCCGTTACTGCGGTAACAAGGATTTCAGAGAAGTATTCAGGAGAGACCATCTATTCAACAGGAACAAGTAATGCACCTGCTGGCCTGCTGGGACAGAGCAAGAGCAAAAATGCGATGGTAGTGAAACCTTCTGACCAGTCAG TGAGGGCCTGGAATTCAAGTGTGGTGACAACAACAGGTTCATCTGCCACTAGAG CGTTACTTTTCCCCAGTGCCATTGACAGCTCCTGTGACATGACCCCCAGCTCTCACTCCTCTCCTCCCGCTCTACATCGCCAAGTGGAAAAAAGACGAGAACTGGTGCGGTCCCAGACTCTGCCATGGATTACGGGAACACAAGCCAGAAAAGCACTTTTTGGGAAATTTGAACACGATGGTGGAAA aggaaaaggagaatcCAGAGCAAAGCTGAAGAGGTCGCAGAGTTTTGGGGTTGCCAGCGCTAGCAGCATTAAACAAATTCTGTTAGACTGGTGTCGTTCAAAAACCATAGGATACAAG CACATTGATCTCCAGAACTTCTCCTCAAGCTGGAATGATGGAATGGCATTCTGTGCTCTTGTGCactctttctttcctgaagcTTTTGATTATAATAAGCTTGACCCAGCTAATTGCAAGCAGAACTTTGAGCTGGCTTTCACCATGGCTGA GAAAATGGCTCACTGCGATCGTTTGATAGAAGTGGATGACATGATGATGATGGGTCACAAGCCAGATCCCATGTGTGTTTTCACCTATGTCCAGTCTCTATACAATCATCTACGACACTTTGAATAA
- the SMTNL2 gene encoding smoothelin-like protein 2 isoform X2, whose translation MAGEIEDMSGREAQSVCEALGRYEDTLRGAVREIHVDIQAFKEGVGRQVEEVLRLASPLAHTVSELKQENRRLRAQLERLFRQVEALGRSAGLPQEWAAEAAGSASVAGPGSPRQGSAGGRFASNAKLAVAGRSQSVDLDDHHKPEFRRFFSSSIIENGHQSSTDQAKVSHEPTSFHMSDSSPEAHAPAVTLQMPHLPVTAVTRISEKYSGETIYSTGTSNAPAGLLGQSKSKNAMVVKPSDQSVRAWNSSVVTTTGSSATRENNTSVTKSVSTESYGASCGTKTAESSHSSPPALHRQVEKRRELVRSQTLPWITGTQARKALFGKFEHDGGKGKGESRAKLKRSQSFGVASASSIKQILLDWCRSKTIGYKHIDLQNFSSSWNDGMAFCALVHSFFPEAFDYNKLDPANCKQNFELAFTMAEKMAHCDRLIEVDDMMMMGHKPDPMCVFTYVQSLYNHLRHFE comes from the exons ATGGCCGGCGAGATTGAGGATATGAGCGGGCGGGAGGCACAGAGCGTCTGCGAGGCCCTCGGGCGCTATGAGGATACGCTGCGTGGCGCCGTCCGAGAGATTCATGTAGACATCCAGGCGTTCAAGGAGGGCGTCGGGCGGCAGGTGGAGGAGGTGTTGCGCCTCGCCAGTCCCCTGGCACACACCGTCTCGGAGCTGAAGCAGGAGAACCGGCGCCTGCGGGCGCAACTTGAGCGCCTCTTCCGGCAGGTGGAGGCCCTGGGCCGGTCGGCGGGGCTGCCGCAGGAGTGGGCGGCTGAGGCGGCGGGGAGCGCCTCGGTCGCAGGGCCCGGCTCTCCGAGGCAGGGTTCGGCCGGCGGCAGGTTCGCCAGCAATGCCAAGTTAGCCGTCGCTGGCCGGAGCCAA AGTGTAGACCTGGATGACCACCACAAACCTGAGTTTAGAAGATTTTTTAGTTCTTCCATCATTGAAAATGGGCACCAGTCTTCAACAG ATCAGGCAAAAGTCTCCCATGAACCGACCTCTTTTCACATGTCAGACTCTTCCCCTGAAGCCCATGCCCCTGCAGTCACCTTACAGATGCCCCACCTTCCCGTTACTGCGGTAACAAGGATTTCAGAGAAGTATTCAGGAGAGACCATCTATTCAACAGGAACAAGTAATGCACCTGCTGGCCTGCTGGGACAGAGCAAGAGCAAAAATGCGATGGTAGTGAAACCTTCTGACCAGTCAG TGAGGGCCTGGAATTCAAGTGTGGTGACAACAACAGGTTCATCTGCCACTAGAG AGAATAACACTTCCGTCACCAAGTCTGTCTCAACTGAGAGCTATGGGGCGAGCTGTGGAACAAAAACTGCTGAAAG CTCTCACTCCTCTCCTCCCGCTCTACATCGCCAAGTGGAAAAAAGACGAGAACTGGTGCGGTCCCAGACTCTGCCATGGATTACGGGAACACAAGCCAGAAAAGCACTTTTTGGGAAATTTGAACACGATGGTGGAAA aggaaaaggagaatcCAGAGCAAAGCTGAAGAGGTCGCAGAGTTTTGGGGTTGCCAGCGCTAGCAGCATTAAACAAATTCTGTTAGACTGGTGTCGTTCAAAAACCATAGGATACAAG CACATTGATCTCCAGAACTTCTCCTCAAGCTGGAATGATGGAATGGCATTCTGTGCTCTTGTGCactctttctttcctgaagcTTTTGATTATAATAAGCTTGACCCAGCTAATTGCAAGCAGAACTTTGAGCTGGCTTTCACCATGGCTGA GAAAATGGCTCACTGCGATCGTTTGATAGAAGTGGATGACATGATGATGATGGGTCACAAGCCAGATCCCATGTGTGTTTTCACCTATGTCCAGTCTCTATACAATCATCTACGACACTTTGAATAA
- the SMTNL2 gene encoding smoothelin-like protein 2 isoform X1 produces the protein MAGEIEDMSGREAQSVCEALGRYEDTLRGAVREIHVDIQAFKEGVGRQVEEVLRLASPLAHTVSELKQENRRLRAQLERLFRQVEALGRSAGLPQEWAAEAAGSASVAGPGSPRQGSAGGRFASNAKLAVAGRSQSVDLDDHHKPEFRRFFSSSIIENGHQSSTDQAKVSHEPTSFHMSDSSPEAHAPAVTLQMPHLPVTAVTRISEKYSGETIYSTGTSNAPAGLLGQSKSKNAMVVKPSDQSVRAWNSSVVTTTGSSATRENNTSVTKSVSTESYGASCGTKTAESAIDSSCDMTPSSHSSPPALHRQVEKRRELVRSQTLPWITGTQARKALFGKFEHDGGKGKGESRAKLKRSQSFGVASASSIKQILLDWCRSKTIGYKHIDLQNFSSSWNDGMAFCALVHSFFPEAFDYNKLDPANCKQNFELAFTMAEKMAHCDRLIEVDDMMMMGHKPDPMCVFTYVQSLYNHLRHFE, from the exons ATGGCCGGCGAGATTGAGGATATGAGCGGGCGGGAGGCACAGAGCGTCTGCGAGGCCCTCGGGCGCTATGAGGATACGCTGCGTGGCGCCGTCCGAGAGATTCATGTAGACATCCAGGCGTTCAAGGAGGGCGTCGGGCGGCAGGTGGAGGAGGTGTTGCGCCTCGCCAGTCCCCTGGCACACACCGTCTCGGAGCTGAAGCAGGAGAACCGGCGCCTGCGGGCGCAACTTGAGCGCCTCTTCCGGCAGGTGGAGGCCCTGGGCCGGTCGGCGGGGCTGCCGCAGGAGTGGGCGGCTGAGGCGGCGGGGAGCGCCTCGGTCGCAGGGCCCGGCTCTCCGAGGCAGGGTTCGGCCGGCGGCAGGTTCGCCAGCAATGCCAAGTTAGCCGTCGCTGGCCGGAGCCAA AGTGTAGACCTGGATGACCACCACAAACCTGAGTTTAGAAGATTTTTTAGTTCTTCCATCATTGAAAATGGGCACCAGTCTTCAACAG ATCAGGCAAAAGTCTCCCATGAACCGACCTCTTTTCACATGTCAGACTCTTCCCCTGAAGCCCATGCCCCTGCAGTCACCTTACAGATGCCCCACCTTCCCGTTACTGCGGTAACAAGGATTTCAGAGAAGTATTCAGGAGAGACCATCTATTCAACAGGAACAAGTAATGCACCTGCTGGCCTGCTGGGACAGAGCAAGAGCAAAAATGCGATGGTAGTGAAACCTTCTGACCAGTCAG TGAGGGCCTGGAATTCAAGTGTGGTGACAACAACAGGTTCATCTGCCACTAGAG AGAATAACACTTCCGTCACCAAGTCTGTCTCAACTGAGAGCTATGGGGCGAGCTGTGGAACAAAAACTGCTGAAAG TGCCATTGACAGCTCCTGTGACATGACCCCCAGCTCTCACTCCTCTCCTCCCGCTCTACATCGCCAAGTGGAAAAAAGACGAGAACTGGTGCGGTCCCAGACTCTGCCATGGATTACGGGAACACAAGCCAGAAAAGCACTTTTTGGGAAATTTGAACACGATGGTGGAAA aggaaaaggagaatcCAGAGCAAAGCTGAAGAGGTCGCAGAGTTTTGGGGTTGCCAGCGCTAGCAGCATTAAACAAATTCTGTTAGACTGGTGTCGTTCAAAAACCATAGGATACAAG CACATTGATCTCCAGAACTTCTCCTCAAGCTGGAATGATGGAATGGCATTCTGTGCTCTTGTGCactctttctttcctgaagcTTTTGATTATAATAAGCTTGACCCAGCTAATTGCAAGCAGAACTTTGAGCTGGCTTTCACCATGGCTGA GAAAATGGCTCACTGCGATCGTTTGATAGAAGTGGATGACATGATGATGATGGGTCACAAGCCAGATCCCATGTGTGTTTTCACCTATGTCCAGTCTCTATACAATCATCTACGACACTTTGAATAA